TTTTCAGCTTTGTCTTCAATTTCAAAAAATTCTTCTTCTTTAAAACTGAACATTCCAGCTACTACGTTGGAAGGAAACATCTGAATTTTATTATTATAAAATAAAACCTGATCGTTATAAGCCTGGCGAGCAAAAGAAATTTTATTTTCAGTTGATGTTAACTCTTCCTGCAATGCAAGAAAGTTTTGATTTGCTTTTAAGTCTGGATAATTTTCAACCTGAACACGAAGCTGACCAAGAGCACCGCTTAGCATTCCTTCAGCAACAGCTTTATCGCCAACACTGCTGGCATCCATTGCCTGGCTTCGATATTTAGTAATGTTTTCCATTATCTCGCGTTCGTGTTTCATGTAACCTTTTACAGCTTCAAGCAAATTAGGAATAAGATCGTGTCTTCTCTTTAACTGCACATCTATTTGTGACCATGCATTTTTAACACGGTTTCTTAATCCAACTAATGAATTGTAAATGGAAACAAAGTAAAATCCGATAACAACTATTATCGCAATAAAAATAATGAAGAAAGCCATAATGCCTCCGTTAATGTATGATTAGATATAAAAGTTCAATATCAATTTTTAATTTATTCCCCAAACACTTCTTTCAACAACTCAATCATTTTGTTGTTTTTTTCCTCGGCAGATTTTAAAAGCAACTTGAGCTCACCGCTATCAAACCAAAGTCCATGATTGTTAGTACATTTATCGATTATTATACCTGTGTTCTCAAATTCAACTTTTTCCATTTTCTT
Above is a genomic segment from Ignavibacteriales bacterium containing:
- a CDS encoding LemA family protein, which produces MAFFIIFIAIIVVIGFYFVSIYNSLVGLRNRVKNAWSQIDVQLKRRHDLIPNLLEAVKGYMKHEREIMENITKYRSQAMDASSVGDKAVAEGMLSGALGQLRVQVENYPDLKANQNFLALQEELTSTENKISFARQAYNDQVLFYNNKIQMFPSNVVAGMFSFKEEEFFEIEDKAEKEVPKVSFS